GAAGAATCCTCCAGTTTTGGCTCCTAGCCCAACATCATTTCCATAGTAAGTATTCATAGAAGTAACAAGAATTCCTAAAGAAGTTGAGAGGTCAGATTaccctcttttttgtttttcaaatttaTAGAAAACCTGGATAAGTGATTCTCAGGTACTTGTTTTCAAGAAACTGAGAAGTCCAAAGATGAAATGAGATGTAAAGGAACAAAACAAGTGTTGCAGCTATATAGGCAAACAAGTGTAAATTAAGCAAATTTAAATGTGCACATATCTGATAATTCAGGACAAATTTTAAACTGCTCAGTTTAGGGCCTGTTTACTTCACCCTTACTATATCAGCATGGTAGTTTAATGTTAGTGCTTTTGTACTTTTGAGGAATGATTAATGTGTACATCTAGCAAATAAAAGTCTTGAATTAGCCTCAGGTCATGATCCATGTGAGCATTGCATGTCTTGCTTGATGCCCTGTTGATGACCTCAAGACTTTAATCTCCCAGGCTAGAAGGCAGCTTGCTTCTAAGGGATAATTGGATTAAATATGTAAAGATACTACAGTGTTGTTCATGCTGCAGAAATTGCTTGTTGCAGGCAAGTGGTTTTAGGGATGGATGTAGTTGAACATGCTGCAGTTATGGTTTAAAAAATTGACATTTCAGGAGTAATTTTGCACTTCTTTCCAATGGTTTTTTTTGTAGCATAAGCAGACTTTCACGGACAGCACAGGTCTGTTTTAAGGACCTGATTTGGAAACGGAGTTTAAACAGATATTCTCACATTTTGAGAGAAGTATAGACCTGAATTTACACTTCAGTTGGCTGTCACAAACACATGCAAAACATTTCAGCTGTGTATCAGTATGTAGATAGCTATTTCCTAATAATGCATGCCATTGTATGACTATCAGTACAATGTAAAGTAAATTAGCGAAATTTATCATTTGTGTGTCCTTATTTCACAACTAATATTTGTGAACTACTTTAAAAGCCAAAAAATGTATCTTGTATGTACTCTAgtaacctcaggctttttgtaaATTATTGTAAATATTGTAAGTGAACAACAAGTATTTTAGTTGCTTATGGCAGTTTTTTTTAGCCTTTACAGTAAACCAGCTGGAATGCCTCCTTATGCTCCTCAGGGTTTTCCATTTCTTCCTCCATACCCACCACAAGATACAAATAGATCTATAGCTTCTGTGCCAGTTGCTGAATCAGTTCCTTCAAGTTACGCTACAGACAAATCTGCTGCTCCCTCGTATGGCTTGATTGCTGATCTGCCTTTACCTGTTCCAACAACAGAAGGATTACTGCAGGTTTGTGCATGTGGTGAGGTTTGCTATTCAAGCTGTTTACTGCTGCAGCCTTCAGAGCTAGTCTTAATTTTGGATAAGGTGGCTAAGTCAGAATTTCACATAGAACTCAAAGGGGCAGGATGGGCGACTTCACTCATTTGCTTTGCTGGCAGCAACAAGAGAAGGCAGTCATTCTGGCCATGGCAAGAGCTTCTTAAATCAAACTAAAGCCAAAGCAGAGAGACTTCGCTTTCTTTAGCTGTGTATTAATACCTTCACATGTTCCTTTTGAGCCATGTAGGAATAGCCTCTGAACTGTTTAGTGGCTGTTCCGTCAGTTTTAAAGCCAAACTGTACATTGTTTCATACCGGGTTTTTCAGGTGAAGTCTTCTCTCCATTGCATGTTTAGGGTGTTtattgcctatttttttttttctttcttcatttgggTCAAGAAGCTTCTCTTGATGGCCTCACAAAAATGAAAATCATTTTTTACATGCTCTAAAGGGTGCTTCATATGCCCACTCCAGAGAGCTTGAAAAGCATCTTCAGTGTTCTATTCTTAAACCCACACCATGATGAAAATGTATGCCTCCTGAGGTATAGAAGCTCCACCTCCAATAAAGATTAATGGGCAGACACAGCTGTAGAAAGTTCAACAGAAATAAGATTAAATAAATGAATGGATAGTCACCCTTTTTCATATCATTAAGTTTGAAATGAAAGCAGCATTTTGCAAAGGCTGCTTTCAGAAGGCATGGCCAGCATGCTGTATTCCCTGCTTCTTATTCTTCTGAGGTATTGACCTTGTCTCTTCCCTGGAGTTGGGTACTGAGGTTGATCCAATGGACATTAGAGAAAAGTAACTTCTTTCTTGTTTGTTTGATTCCTCCCAAGTCCTATGCCACTCCAAGCATCCCACTCACTTTTGTCATGGTGGCTGAGTGAAGATAAGTGAGTGTTGTCACAagagtctgttttttttttcttttgccaaaGCAAGACTTGACAGATTAGTAGATAAATATTCTTGTCAAAGAGttagtaatattttaaaatttctgttcAGGTTGGCCAGAATGGGTTCAGTTACAAGATGCCTGATGTCCCTGATACATTTCCAGAACTCTCAGAACTAAGGTACAGTcttggggagagagaagggaaaaagatCTCATGGCAATTATAGCTTGAATCAAAGTATTTTGTTATTTCTATGATGTCATCAAACAAGTTTCATTAGGAGAAAAGTACTCATTTGCTGTGATTTGCATGGTTTCTGCTGGCTATACTATAATCTTTCCAGAGCTCAATTTTTCTTGCTCAGATTCTTTTCAGTAGAGAAACATAGTGGGAACTGTGGGTAAATTCAgatgtttttcatttttcagaCAGAATGTTTTGCTATATCCTCTGCATCACTGAGCACTTCATTACCCACCCCAGGAGTGTAACTGttcaaggaaaaagagaaagctgaTGCATATTTTGTGTTAAGGCTGCTTGGTGCTGTTCAAGATGCATACAGATTATTATGTTTGTGAAGTTTCATGTTTGTTAAAACAAAAAGTGTTTTACAGCAAGCATTTAATGCATACTGCATAGATATTTAAATACTGAAGGGTCAAATAGTCTGATCTTTGAGACAGTTTCTCAGGCCGGTTACTTGCATTTGGAAGAACTAAACTCCTTAGTTCAAATAGGTTTCAGTCGCAAAGTTATTTCACCTTTTTGTTCCGATTTTACCCTCCATTGCTATATTTGATTGATCAGAAGCTATTTTTTGTAGAAAGCAAGTATTTCTTTCCTTGTTCTTTCCCAAACTTAGGAGGAGGAACATTCATTTCTGTGTTTCTCTGGATGCAAAGAATCCTTTTATTTAAGGACTTGTCAGAAGCTGTGCACATTGCACATGGAGTTTAATCACGAGATTTGCAGGATGTTTTATATAATCAGTTTTGTTTCAAAGAAACAATATTACCAACAAGTCTGAGCTTTTCAAGATAACCAGATTGATCTTTGACTTACTAACTTCACTTCCTCAGCTAAGGAATCAGAATTTTTCAGCATCATAATAGCTACATTTCTCAAATTGTGTTGCATCTAAACTAAATGACACATCCAAGAACTTTAAGCTAGTAAGGACTGTAAGTAAAGACATTCAGATCCAGCAGCCTTTTAGAGCCCTTCCAGTGCAAATGGTAAAGCTGCAGtgcagaaaagaaacagaaaatgaacGGTGTGACTTCTTTGCTGTTGAGAGAGAAATCCAGAATAAAGCTAGATTTTATCTTTGAGACATGGTAGGTATTGTCCTTTTTTATAGGATGCTTGGCCTCCTGTATAagcatatttttcttatttttgaaTGCAGTATATCACAGTTGACAGATATGAATGAACAAGAGGATATATTGCTGGAACAGTTTGTGAATCTACCCCAGCTGAAGCAAGTCCTTACTGATAAGGATGAGTTGGTGAAAAGCATTGAAGAACTAGCAAGTAAGGCTTGAACCACTTCTGTAAATATGGTTGTGTTTTACGAGAACTGTTTGTgtatctatgtttattttaagTAAATAACAGACTTGTTTTACAGAGAAAAACTTATTATTGGAGCCCAGCTTGGAAGCAAAAAGGCAAGCAGTGCTGGATAAAGTgagtgaaataaaataatttctctttttCTGGAAAAAGAGCTGTACTCctcttggtttttaaaaaatatctttttccccTAGTATGAACAGCTTACACAGCTGAAAGCCACGTTTGAGAAGAAGATGCAAAGGCAACATGAGCTTAGTGAGGTATATAATCTTTtaaatttgatatttttaataACTTCACCAACACTAGTTTTTATTATACTTTTTTGTCCATGAAGAATATTCTTCTGGCTAAGTTCCACTTGTATATTAATCTCTATATGTTTGGAAGTAAATTGAAGCCACGTAAGATTTCTGTACTATTTAGCACTTCAGTGTAAAATCTGTCTGGCCAAAGAAGACCGTACTACAACTGTACTCCTATTTCACATGTAGTAATACAGTAGGAATAAGCCTGGAAGGTATTGGATGGGATTCATTGGGAACCGTTTCTGACAGTTTCACCTTTTTGGCAGTCATTGGAGAGTCACAGGACAAAAACTGAACCAGTCTTGTACACAGTTGCAGCCAGATAAGGCTATAACCAAATCTTTCACTTTTATAGAATTAGCTGATAAAAATGGTCAAACCATTAATCCAGCCTTTAAACCTCATGCTTTGCCAGCCTAGTTTAATTATTTCATCAGTACAAAAGTTGTCAAGCCTTGCACAGACTTAAGTAAAGACAGAAAAGTCACCATTAAAGTTATTTATAAAAGTTATTTCCAAGTACATTTCCTAAATCATGCATTTAAGAGCAACACTATCATACAGACTTCTCAGTGTTGTGCAAGATGAGGGtatggtttttccttttttttaaatttgattatATACTTACTGTATAATCACAACAGTCAAGATACAGTATCTTTTAACTTCAGAATGCCCAAAATATGTCCCCTAATCTCTCCTATTTCATGCTGTACTAGACTATAACGTTCAGCTGTTTTTGTATTTAATGTCAGTGAAACTTAAGAGTATGCAAGTAAAATgtcctctctttcttttaaacTAGAATAGCAAATTCTGATCTTCTATTGTTTGCATGGCCAAGGTAAATTGATTCTCACATGGCTAGAGAAAGTAGACACTTTGAGAAACAGTTTGCTTGTGTGATGGAAAGAACGAAGTGGTAACAAATCAGAGAGGTAGTAAGCCTGTTGTTTCAAGCAATATAAATTAGTCACTTCCCTGCAGCTCTAACTTAAGCGAAGGCTATAGCGGCAGAAGAGCAGAAAGTTGCTTCTGTACACAGATCACCACTCCCCCTTTCCACTGTGCCTAAACTGGGGTTGTGCAAGTTGGAGAATCGCTTGAATGCCTTTCTTTAAAATCTAAATAATGAATCTCAGTTACAGTTACAGATTGATTTAAATGCTAACCTCATTTCCTTTTGTTAGAATAAATCGGAGCCTGTGACTTACTCCTACTTAAGCAGTGTCATTGAAGTCATTAGGCTTTGTGCAGTTGCATGGGGAGGTGTGCTCAAATCCAGCCACAGAATCGAGACCTGAGTTGCAACTCTACAAAACAACTCTTTCAGTCCTTTAGAATGCCCCTCTAATTTCCAATTAACTTAAACTCACTGATTGTTGTAGGTAGCAAGCTTTCAACATGGCTTGGCAATCTTGATACTACATGCATTAATCTGTGTTTGTACATTCTTTTTACTTTGTGTGATAGAAACACAGTTTTCAGTGAACACTTAACATTAATGGGAAAACTATTTTCTTTCTCAGAGTTGTAGTCCAAGTGCTTTGCAAGCCAGACTGAAAGTAGCAGCTCATGAAGCAGAAGAGGAGTCTGACACTATTGCTGAAGACTTTTTGGAAGGCAAAACAGAAATAGATGACTTTCTAAGCATTTTCATGGAAAAGAGAACAGTATGCATTCTACTCTAAAACATTAATGAATTGCATGTGCAATGTGCTATAAAACTAGATTCCTTTAAAACATGGTTTAGGAGCAGTCCATTGGTTTAGAATGCTAGATTCTGCAGCCTCCTGCAAGGTAAAAGTTTTGTTCACAATAGTGGTTTCAAGCACTCCACAGTAATTTTAAATAGCAGACCTGTTAAAATGCACACCTCTTCAGGAAGAGACTACTGAGTAAGAGTCTCTGCTATTGCAGACAGCTATACTATATAATTTTGATTAGTTTATCaagctgcattttaaaaacagttaGGCTCTTTGCCCCCACTGCTCCTAACGAAAGATTGTTTCAGAACTTCACTCCTGTGGTAGTTAGAaacctaatttccaacctaaacttATTCATGACCTCTATATTCCCATTTGTTCATGTGCCAACATTTGTGCTTCTATTTTTAATGGGTCATTACCTCCTGGTGCTTACTTCCCACTGTATTACAGAAAGCTGTTGTATCCTTTCTCTGCCTTTGTTTCACTATAAGAAACAAGCAAAGCTATTTTAGAATTTTCTCAGAGGATAAACTCGCTGTTCTCCTTATTTTAGTAGCCTTTTTCTGCCCTagttccagtttgaattcatctttcttgagtGTGAGTGACAGGAATTGTACATTGAACTTCAGACAAGGCTTTACCATGACCTTGTGCAAGGGGGTTAACACTTTCATGCCTCTACTAGAAATATCTCAATTGATGCATTCTAGGATTACATAAAAACATCCATATTCCCTTCCATCCTTTTCTTCAGCAAGAGCCATTTCTCCCAAAAAATAtggttctttcttcctttctttattaTGTAAGAGAACCATCTGGGCAaatataagaaagggaggaagaaataggaaaattaaataaaattgaaatgtaaataaaatggaagatttttttcctaatcccCTTATTCTgtttcaggggtgtcaaataatGGCCTGTGGACATCTGCCCCTGGTACTGGTCCTGGATCTTGAGTTGACCCCCAAGCACGTCCTTTTTTCATACAGCATCCACATAGGGCCAGTCCAGGACATCCTTCCTCCCTGCTACCCTGGGCTCAGACCACTCCCTCTACTAtgtatgccagatccagcacccaCTCCAGTTAGTCTGTGACCTGCGCTGCATGTCATGCCCACCCATGGCCAAATCAGTTAGATAAAACAGACTAAGGGTGTCTATCTAGAGAATAATGAAGAGTAAAGAATGTATGCTGTTCTTGCCCCTGGTTTGCCAAAAGCACACTAGTAGCAGCAGTGCATGGGCACCAAGTCTCacggttgacagcccagaggtttcAAGTTTGAGGATACAGCTGAAGCGCTGATGGCGCAGTCATGTCAGATTCCAAAGAATCTGTGAATTCTTCTAAATACCTTGTCAGAGGGATATGGAAAAGGAAGGGAATAGTAATGAATATGGAATATGGAAGGAATAGGGAATAGTAATGAATATGGAAGGAATACAATTAGTAATATGTTAACAATGCCTTTTACTGCAGGAGCCTTTTTCTCAATTATGAGAAGCTGACTGGCTTACTTGGATTGAAAGGGACTGCATTTCAATCCCTTTCAAGCCCATCAAATACCCaaggttttctttaaaaagggTATTTAGTTATGTAGAACACAAGATAAGGATGTGGcaaacaatagttcttttcaaAGCTAGTAACTACTCTCTCCTTTGTGTGTCTTGTTTTCAGCTTTTCCACTGTAGAAGAGCCAAAGAGGAGAAACTTCAACAGGCAATAGCAATGCACAGCCAATTTCTTGCTCCACTATAGGTAAATTGACGCATTAAGATAAGCTCCCACACTTTTCATTATAGTATGCAACGTATTTACTCTTTGCTTACTATCGCATGCTTTATGAAAGCTATCAATATCTTTAGTAATACCTTGATGCACATAGAAACAACTAATTTTCAGTTTTTATGCTGCTTCTTTACAATGAAAGGAAATAGCATCTGCAAACTGTGTGGATGTAGCATCTTTCTGTATTGGGTATTCTGGGACAGTTGTTTCTGTAAAGTAGTTTTGGGCATACTAAGAAATATCTAATGCTTGAAATCTTGTTTTTTCAGATTTTCCTGTAAAGTAGGCCTGTCAAGAGAAGAGTGAACCAACTCAGTAAAGCACACTTTCTAATACCAATTATGTGCAAATAAACATTTCATCAAAATAGTTGCATTTATAGAACAGATTGTATACAGAGCTAGGACTGTTTTTGTAAAAATAGAATGTCTGTTTATATTCCCATTTTATTCAAGAAATTCTTCTATTGCAACCTTTGCACTAATATTTCTTGTATTTATTGTTAATAGTCTCTATTATATTTGAGTTCCTGCTGCTATATCCCATTTTTCAGTGATATAAATACCTAAACATGTACTTCTGACTagctttttacattttataaaacataattcatattttttgtattttgaaCTTGAAACATTAGTTTGGCTTGTTTAAGGGAGACTTTTGGAGTTGTTGGGATTTGGGAAATAAGATGGGAAAGTCTTTAAGTCTTCAAGATTTGTCAGTGAAGTACCACATTGTCTGTCCTTGGAGCCAAAAATGTTCAACAGTAGTTTATTTAAAATGGTTATACCAAACTAAATACTGCGTGCACTGTCTGGATATGAATATTGAGTTTAAGCAAAGAATGCTTTGGAAGAAATTATATTGGAATCAAAATAGAATAAACATTGTTTGTAGATTTACTATCCATATTAGATGGACTAATGGAATCTTCATTTCTGGAGTAATGTGGCACCCAACATGATATTGAAGTACTGATCTTACACTTGAACACTGTCTATTGTTTCAAGTAAAACAatatttgtgcaaaaaaaaatagcagctcCTTTTTACTTcgtttttctaatttttttagtttTGGTTATAGCTTGTGATTAGTGACCTCATGAACTTAATTGTCATATCCCCTGCAAATTGTCCTCTATCCCTTCTTTTTCAATATGCAAAGAAATGGTTTTCCCAGTGCATTGTGTCAAGGCCAATAGTAGAACTCCAGAATAGTGATTGCTAATCCTTTCCTTTACCTCAGACCCAGTTTTATtaattaaattttcttttttaggAAGGGATATGTTAATATGTATAGATAGCAGAATACAAATGAGGGCCTAGTAGAACCCTACAAGAGAAAAAGCAGCTCTTGATTCCAAATTGAGTGTTTTGGGAGGTTTTtggtgtgtgggggttttttttgttgtttttttttggggggggggggggggattatcATGTCTACTTTCTTAGTGAACTAAGCCCTTAAGTTGAAATGCAACAAGCACTGCATCCTCATTTTGGGACAGATAGCTCAATATCTAcagctttcaattttttttcttttgtatattttttttctggaattttgATTCTGTTTTGCTTCTTTTTGGAGAGGCAGGGTGGATATTCTGGACTTCTTCAGAAAGGAGATTGGCATTTCATATTCTTGAGTCTGCATCTATACACTGATCTGTGACCTTGTTACATCTTGAAGTAAGCAGCGTTGGACCTGGTCAGCAGTACTTAGAAGTTTCCCATCAGTGAAATATATCAAAGGTTTCCCATCAGTGGGTAGTTCTAACCTTTGAGTCACTAGGGGCCTCAGTACTCACCCGTGTCAGGTGGTGTTTTTGAGTTTGATCTAAAACTGAGGTCCTTACTGTAGgcatttgttttcaaatgtaGGACTAacatcaggttttgttgaatccatcctaaagccgcttgtcacccacagaggaagttttgtccaagacaccacagacttgctacggaaacttaaaaacatagaccaccttcccagcaacacactcctagccaccatggacgttaccagcctgtacaccaacatcccacaccaggatggcatccatgcctgccttacatatctacaggaacaagattacaacccagaatacagacccaaagatatcactgagcttatacacttcaccctcacacacaacaatttcacttttaataacacttcctccagacgatgggaacagctatgggcactaaaatggccccacagtatgccaacctttttatgagccacctggaagaagacttcctcaagaactgcaccatcaaacccttgctgtacttacgatatatcgatgacatcttcatcatttggagtgagaaccaggaatctctaattgagttccaccagaaattcaacagtcaccatccctccatccgattttctttagaatactccagcaccaacatcccctttttagacacaatgatcagtatccagaagggtaaaatacagaccacagtatacaagaaacccacagaccaacacacatatctgcacaaaaccagcaatcacccgaaacacaccaaaaaagctgtgatatacagccaagccctcagataccaccgcatctgtactgaagagaacacccgggattgccacctcaccaatcttaaaaaggctttcgcccagcaaggacactcctccagagaggtagatcgcacgtttgaaagagccacctggataccacgtgaagaaccgctgcagtacagaagaaaaacacccacaaatcgcacaccgctggttatgacatatcacccctcccttgaacctatacggaaaatcctcaaagaattgcaacccatattagaaaaagaccctattcttaaaaaaattttcccagagccacccatcctagccttcagacaagcaccgaacctcgccaacctcatcacaagaagcaaacttcctcagccccagaacacaccaaaaggatccagaccgtgccatgacaagagatgcaaaacctgcccccacatctccaccacccccactattactacaccccacaacagagccatcagcatcccaggatcttacagctgcacctccaggaatgtagtatacctcatccaatgcaccaaatgccctgatggaagatatgtaggagagaccagacaacaactgcgcaccagaatgaacgcacaccggaaatccatcaaagacagacatacccaattaccggtgggggcacatttctcacaggagggccactctctctccaatctctcagtcctgatcctcaagggaaatttacacaacacatcccagagacgagcctatgagctccatttcatcaacctgctggatactagagatcagggactaaacacagacattggatttttgatacattacaatccgcctggcaactgactccccagcccagcccagcccagcccctggcttgtttacttttcattccatccaggaagagcacataccaactgctgcagcgtccttagcctgacgaagggtttttgaacccgaaagcttgcttaataactattctccaaccatttgggttggtctaataaaagatatcaaattcacccaaggaaccttgtcggACTAATAACATGCGTCTGCTCAGATTCCGAGTAGAGAAATTTTCTGCCTTACTTAAGCACCTGGCAGTATAGTTTATGCGTGTATTTGGCTTGCTGGTATAGTTAGCGATGCATCTCTCTTGTGGCTTTTTTAGCCAGCAGGCTGTAAGGCTGGGTATACTGGCAGAAGGTTGAGGAAGTCAGCTGTTCTGTTCTTATCACGTCCTGTGTTGTCAGGCAGTGTTGCGCTGAGGCAGAGTAATTAGCCCTGATGCAGACACACACCTACTGCCAATCTACTTCCATTCCTGAGTTAGGCTAtttctgcagcctgcctggctgctagTAAGCTGTGGGCCATGGAGCTTTAGACAGTTGGCCACAGCCAGGCCACTAGATTTGGAGGGAAGGTAGTCTGCTTGCCACTGCTAGCTATTACCATATAGTCCTGTGATGTGCAATATTACATTGCTGTATTTTAGGGTTTACAAATATTGATCTCTGGACTTTATAGTGTCTTTCATTTTG
This genomic window from Alligator mississippiensis isolate rAllMis1 chromosome 2, rAllMis1, whole genome shotgun sequence contains:
- the VPS37A gene encoding vacuolar protein sorting-associated protein 37A isoform X3, producing MNWLFPVAKGGGAPAPAAAPAALPALTSLQQQKQRQIESLRSAHSAIAEIQKDVEYRLPFTIKNLTININILLPPQFPQEKPVISVFPPIRHHLMDKQGVYVSCPLISNFTMHSDLGKIIQSLLDEFWKNPPVLAPSPTSFPYLYSKPAGMPPYAPQGFPFLPPYPPQDTNRSIASVPVAESVPSSYATDKSAAPSYGLIADLPLPVPTTEGLLQVGQNGFSYKMPDVPDTFPELSELSISQLTDMNEQEDILLEQFVNLPQLKQVLTDKDELVKSIEELAKKNLLLEPSLEAKRQAVLDKYEQLTQLKATFEKKMQRQHELSELFHCRRAKEEKLQQAIAMHSQFLAPL
- the VPS37A gene encoding vacuolar protein sorting-associated protein 37A isoform X2, which encodes MFERRWRTSDRKVQSIAEIQKDVEYRLPFTIKNLTININILLPPQFPQEKPVISVFPPIRHHLMDKQGVYVSCPLISNFTMHSDLGKIIQSLLDEFWKNPPVLAPSPTSFPYLYSKPAGMPPYAPQGFPFLPPYPPQDTNRSIASVPVAESVPSSYATDKSAAPSYGLIADLPLPVPTTEGLLQVGQNGFSYKMPDVPDTFPELSELSISQLTDMNEQEDILLEQFVNLPQLKQVLTDKDELVKSIEELAKKNLLLEPSLEAKRQAVLDKYEQLTQLKATFEKKMQRQHELSESCSPSALQARLKVAAHEAEEESDTIAEDFLEGKTEIDDFLSIFMEKRTLFHCRRAKEEKLQQAIAMHSQFLAPL
- the VPS37A gene encoding vacuolar protein sorting-associated protein 37A isoform X4 produces the protein MPHYFLRTIMHIYASLLPPQFPQEKPVISVFPPIRHHLMDKQGVYVSCPLISNFTMHSDLGKIIQSLLDEFWKNPPVLAPSPTSFPYLYSKPAGMPPYAPQGFPFLPPYPPQDTNRSIASVPVAESVPSSYATDKSAAPSYGLIADLPLPVPTTEGLLQVGQNGFSYKMPDVPDTFPELSELSISQLTDMNEQEDILLEQFVNLPQLKQVLTDKDELVKSIEELAKKNLLLEPSLEAKRQAVLDKYEQLTQLKATFEKKMQRQHELSESCSPSALQARLKVAAHEAEEESDTIAEDFLEGKTEIDDFLSIFMEKRTLFHCRRAKEEKLQQAIAMHSQFLAPL
- the VPS37A gene encoding vacuolar protein sorting-associated protein 37A isoform X1 produces the protein MNWLFPVAKGGGAPAPAAAPAALPALTSLQQQKQRQIESLRSAHSAIAEIQKDVEYRLPFTIKNLTININILLPPQFPQEKPVISVFPPIRHHLMDKQGVYVSCPLISNFTMHSDLGKIIQSLLDEFWKNPPVLAPSPTSFPYLYSKPAGMPPYAPQGFPFLPPYPPQDTNRSIASVPVAESVPSSYATDKSAAPSYGLIADLPLPVPTTEGLLQVGQNGFSYKMPDVPDTFPELSELSISQLTDMNEQEDILLEQFVNLPQLKQVLTDKDELVKSIEELAKKNLLLEPSLEAKRQAVLDKYEQLTQLKATFEKKMQRQHELSESCSPSALQARLKVAAHEAEEESDTIAEDFLEGKTEIDDFLSIFMEKRTLFHCRRAKEEKLQQAIAMHSQFLAPL